One genomic window of Syntrophales bacterium includes the following:
- a CDS encoding long-chain-fatty-acid--CoA ligase, protein MVLAELLMRNVRNNPHKRAMVCRETRISLTYGEFNARVNSLLNGLCDLGVKKGDRVAVLYHNCHHYAELFFALVKGGMVLVPIDFRLKEKEISFLLNNSQASMVVVGEDYIEVLPSPVDIPTVRGLICIGKAPDGMEDYEYLISSHPPWEPRVNVEEKDLATLYHTSGTTGVPKGVMMTHKNLISIATNTLIAFRITPDDITLHTSPFSHVAPIWPLLIHFYMGGSNVLLKKFAPQDVLEAIEEERITTWNSVPVMIIQLLNYPDIHRYDLSSLRWISYGAAPMPVEILKRALTLLGPILIQVYGLTEAYPVTLLPREDHILEGPEEKLRRLGSCGRELINCEARVVDERGEDVAPGEIGEIITKGDHVMEGYWGLPEETSATIKDGWLYTGDLATVDAEGYIYIVDRKKEIIISGGENISPREVEEVIYMHPSVSEVAVIGVPDEKWGEAVKALVVLREGKKATAEEIIDLCKNNLAGFKKPKAVEFLISLPHTPSGKVLKRELRERY, encoded by the coding sequence ATGGTTTTGGCAGAGCTATTGATGAGGAATGTGAGGAATAATCCCCATAAGAGAGCAATGGTCTGTAGGGAGACTCGAATTTCCCTTACCTATGGGGAGTTTAACGCAAGGGTAAACAGCCTGTTAAACGGTCTTTGTGATCTGGGGGTGAAAAAGGGAGATCGTGTGGCCGTCCTCTATCACAACTGCCACCATTATGCGGAGCTGTTTTTCGCCCTCGTAAAAGGTGGAATGGTCTTAGTCCCCATAGACTTCAGACTGAAGGAAAAGGAAATCTCTTTTCTCCTCAATAACTCCCAGGCCAGTATGGTAGTGGTGGGAGAGGATTATATAGAGGTGCTTCCTTCCCCGGTGGATATCCCGACCGTCAGGGGCCTTATCTGTATAGGAAAGGCCCCTGACGGGATGGAGGATTACGAATACCTGATCTCCTCCCATCCTCCCTGGGAACCACGGGTAAATGTGGAAGAGAAGGATCTGGCAACCCTCTATCATACCAGCGGGACCACAGGAGTTCCTAAAGGGGTGATGATGACCCACAAAAATCTCATCTCCATCGCCACCAATACGTTGATCGCCTTTCGGATAACTCCCGATGATATAACCCTCCATACTTCTCCCTTTTCCCATGTGGCGCCTATTTGGCCGTTATTGATCCATTTCTATATGGGAGGGAGCAATGTTTTATTAAAAAAATTCGCTCCCCAGGATGTCCTTGAGGCCATCGAGGAGGAAAGAATAACTACATGGAACTCGGTGCCGGTAATGATTATTCAACTCTTGAACTATCCGGATATTCACCGGTACGATCTCAGCAGTCTCCGCTGGATATCCTACGGAGCTGCCCCCATGCCTGTGGAGATATTAAAGAGGGCGCTTACCCTTTTGGGTCCCATTCTTATCCAGGTATATGGATTAACCGAGGCCTACCCCGTTACCCTCCTGCCGCGTGAGGACCATATCCTTGAGGGTCCGGAGGAGAAGCTGAGGAGACTGGGGTCCTGTGGAAGGGAATTGATCAACTGTGAGGCAAGGGTAGTTGATGAAAGGGGAGAAGATGTTGCTCCTGGTGAAATAGGAGAGATAATAACTAAGGGAGACCACGTGATGGAGGGTTACTGGGGTCTGCCGGAAGAGACTTCCGCAACCATAAAAGATGGGTGGTTGTATACCGGTGATCTGGCCACCGTAGATGCGGAGGGATATATTTATATTGTGGACAGGAAGAAGGAAATCATCATCAGCGGCGGGGAAAACATCTCCCCCCGCGAGGTGGAGGAAGTGATCTACATGCATCCTTCGGTATCGGAGGTAGCGGTGATCGGCGTTCCGGATGAAAAGTGGGGGGAGGCGGTCAAGGCATTGGTAGTGTTAAGGGAGGGGAAGAAGGCTACCGCCGAGGAGATAATAGATCTCTGTAAGAACAACCTGGCAGGCTTTAAAAAACCCAAGGCGGTAGAATTTCTGATTTCCCTGCCACACACACCCAGCGGTAAGGTGTTGAAAAGAGAGCTAAGAGAAAGATACTAA
- the tig gene encoding trigger factor yields the protein MSEVDVAVKVEEISPVKKKILFDIPWMDVKKELDAVYRNVAKSAKIKGFRQGRIPREVLEVYYKESAEGETISNLLKKFYRGALEEEDIIPVTQPHIDQGGIEKNKNFTFTATVEVEPVIEPNDYTGLELEMEGLDITERDVEERLQQIRQMFASLEEVGDDRGVMEGDFTTLDFEGTAEGEPLKGLKAEDYTLEVGSKTFLPGFEEQLIGMKRGEPGQIRIKFPDDHHIEHLAGKEVIFSVNLKSIKEKKLPELDENFIRNFDKFESMEELKEDIRKSLEEENKVKADLALKDLVVSKLLEANEFEVPPSFVEGQIFYMMADTQQRMILSGMDRKEAAELSLQFRDHFRDEATTIVKSGFLLKSIARKESLTVDEKEVEDHLRDMAREHAKEYESLRESYEKNGRIDYIRNEILNKKVFDFIKGTSKITVVKKTETKKEEKENI from the coding sequence GTGAGCGAGGTGGATGTGGCTGTAAAAGTTGAAGAGATCAGTCCTGTCAAAAAGAAGATTTTGTTTGATATTCCCTGGATGGATGTAAAAAAGGAACTGGATGCAGTCTATCGTAATGTAGCTAAGTCAGCTAAAATCAAGGGGTTTAGACAGGGAAGGATTCCCAGAGAGGTTTTGGAGGTTTACTATAAGGAATCTGCGGAAGGTGAAACAATATCGAATCTACTCAAAAAATTCTATCGGGGGGCTCTCGAAGAGGAGGATATCATCCCGGTAACTCAGCCCCATATTGATCAAGGGGGGATTGAAAAAAATAAGAACTTTACCTTTACAGCAACCGTCGAGGTGGAACCTGTTATCGAACCGAATGACTACACCGGTCTGGAACTGGAGATGGAGGGACTCGACATTACAGAAAGGGATGTTGAGGAGAGACTCCAGCAAATCAGGCAAATGTTCGCCAGTCTCGAAGAAGTGGGAGATGACAGAGGAGTTATGGAGGGTGATTTTACAACCCTTGATTTTGAAGGAACAGCCGAGGGAGAACCACTCAAGGGACTGAAGGCGGAAGATTATACTCTGGAAGTTGGCTCTAAGACGTTTTTACCCGGTTTTGAGGAGCAGTTGATAGGGATGAAAAGGGGAGAGCCAGGGCAAATCCGGATCAAATTCCCCGATGACCATCATATTGAGCATTTAGCAGGAAAAGAAGTTATATTTTCTGTAAACTTAAAAAGCATAAAGGAAAAGAAATTACCCGAGCTGGATGAAAACTTTATTCGTAATTTTGATAAGTTTGAATCCATGGAAGAACTCAAAGAGGATATCCGGAAATCATTGGAAGAGGAGAATAAAGTTAAGGCCGATCTGGCCTTGAAAGACCTTGTTGTCAGCAAACTTCTGGAAGCTAATGAATTTGAAGTACCGCCTTCATTTGTAGAAGGTCAGATCTTTTATATGATGGCCGATACACAGCAAAGGATGATCCTCAGCGGGATGGATCGTAAAGAAGCCGCTGAATTGAGTTTGCAGTTTCGTGACCATTTCAGAGATGAAGCGACCACAATTGTCAAATCCGGGTTTCTTTTGAAGAGTATTGCCCGGAAAGAGTCTCTTACCGTTGATGAAAAAGAGGTCGAAGACCATCTCAGGGATATGGCTCGTGAGCATGCCAAGGAATACGAATCTTTGCGGGAATCTTACGAAAAAAACGGTAGGATTGATTATATAAGAAATGAAATTCTTAATAAAAAAGTGTTTGATTTTATAAAGGGAACATCAAAAATAACAGTTGTCAAAAAGACAGAGACTAAAAAAGAGGAGAAAGAAAATATATGA
- the clpP gene encoding ATP-dependent Clp endopeptidase proteolytic subunit ClpP — protein sequence MTLIPIVVEQDGRGERAFDIYSRLLKERIIFLGTPIDDDVANLIIAQMLYLESEDPDKEIFFYLNTPGGLVSSGLAIYDTMQYIKPPVCTVCMGQAASMGALLLAAGEKGKRYSLPHSRILIHQPLGGFHGQATDINIQAREILRLKEELNTILAELTNQPLAKVEADTERDYYMTVLQAKEYGIIDEIIAKKT from the coding sequence ATGACTCTGATCCCCATCGTGGTCGAGCAGGATGGGAGGGGTGAGCGGGCCTTTGACATCTATTCAAGGCTTTTAAAGGAGAGGATCATCTTTCTCGGGACACCCATTGATGATGATGTGGCAAATCTCATCATTGCCCAGATGCTGTACCTCGAATCGGAAGATCCCGACAAGGAAATCTTTTTCTATCTGAATACTCCGGGGGGGCTGGTGAGTTCCGGACTGGCGATTTATGATACCATGCAGTATATTAAACCCCCCGTCTGCACCGTTTGTATGGGGCAGGCAGCCAGTATGGGCGCTCTCCTTCTTGCTGCCGGTGAGAAGGGAAAAAGGTATTCCTTACCCCATTCGAGGATACTCATCCATCAACCGCTCGGTGGTTTTCATGGCCAGGCCACGGATATTAATATTCAGGCGCGTGAGATCTTACGCTTGAAAGAGGAATTAAACACTATCCTTGCTGAACTGACCAATCAACCCCTTGCAAAGGTCGAGGCAGATACAGAGAGGGATTACTACATGACAGTTCTTCAGGCAAAGGAATATGGAATCATTGATGAAATAATTGCAAAAAAGACGTAA
- a CDS encoding aspartate kinase, with translation MALVVQKYGGASVADIEKIESVARRVIKAKEAGNDVVVVLSAMAGETDRLIQMAYSAAGEPDGREYDALISMGEQITVTLLAIILNRMGYRARSFLAFQVKIITDQAHKKARILRVETEAIKNELKKGTIVVVAGFQGVDRENNITTLGRGGSDTSAVALTAALNADVCEIFTDVDGIYTTDPSIYNRARRLNKISYDEMLEMARAGAKVLQPRCVELAKKYEVPIYVESSFTDEGGTLVTKEDGDMEREVVSGVTYDRDQAKITVVHVPDRPGVAARLFTPISEHNIVIDMIIQNVSLEGYTDLTFTVSKKDANEAYRLIREVAKDVGADRVEVDENVAKVSVIGVGMISHSGVAAKMFGALASEGINIMMISTSEIKISCVVQAKYTELAVTVLHDAFGLEQKS, from the coding sequence ATGGCCCTGGTAGTGCAAAAATATGGAGGTGCCTCCGTTGCTGATATTGAAAAGATAGAGAGTGTTGCCCGGAGGGTGATCAAGGCAAAAGAGGCAGGAAACGATGTGGTGGTAGTTTTATCGGCTATGGCCGGTGAGACAGACAGGCTTATACAGATGGCCTATAGCGCGGCTGGTGAGCCTGATGGGAGGGAATACGATGCCCTTATTTCCATGGGAGAACAGATCACCGTCACCCTCTTAGCTATTATTTTGAACAGGATGGGTTACAGGGCCAGGTCCTTTCTCGCTTTTCAGGTGAAGATCATAACCGATCAGGCGCACAAGAAGGCCCGGATTCTCAGGGTGGAGACGGAAGCCATAAAAAATGAACTCAAAAAAGGAACCATTGTTGTTGTGGCGGGATTTCAGGGTGTTGACCGGGAAAACAATATTACAACCCTCGGGCGGGGGGGATCCGACACGAGCGCCGTTGCTCTAACAGCGGCGCTGAATGCCGATGTATGCGAGATATTTACGGATGTTGATGGCATTTATACAACGGATCCCAGTATTTACAATAGGGCAAGGCGCTTGAACAAGATTTCCTATGACGAAATGCTGGAAATGGCAAGGGCAGGAGCAAAAGTGCTCCAGCCTCGCTGTGTAGAGCTGGCCAAAAAATATGAGGTTCCCATATATGTAGAGTCTTCATTTACCGACGAGGGGGGAACGCTGGTGACTAAGGAGGATGGGGATATGGAGAGAGAGGTGGTGTCTGGAGTAACGTATGATCGGGACCAGGCCAAGATTACGGTGGTTCACGTTCCGGATAGGCCTGGTGTGGCCGCGCGTTTATTTACGCCCATTTCAGAGCACAACATCGTCATTGATATGATCATTCAAAATGTAAGCCTTGAGGGGTATACCGATCTAACCTTTACAGTTTCAAAAAAAGATGCCAATGAAGCGTATAGGCTGATTAGGGAGGTGGCAAAGGATGTGGGGGCAGACAGGGTAGAAGTAGATGAGAATGTAGCAAAGGTGTCCGTCATCGGCGTGGGAATGATCAGTCATTCCGGTGTTGCGGCAAAGATGTTTGGCGCCCTTGCCAGTGAAGGAATCAATATCATGATGATCAGCACCTCTGAAATAAAGATCTCGTGTGTTGTGCAGGCAAAATATACCGAACTTGCCGTCACGGTTCTTCACGATGCCTTTGGATTGGAGCAAAAATCATAA
- a CDS encoding type II toxin-antitoxin system prevent-host-death family antitoxin, which yields MKTVEVSKATLPLADYTKKVKKEPVIITREGKPVAALVGISNADIETVSLSNNPKFLNLIERSRARQKSEGGISTEEMRCRLEKQKRLAHVR from the coding sequence ATGAAAACCGTTGAAGTCTCAAAAGCAACCTTACCACTTGCAGATTACACAAAAAAGGTAAAAAAAGAACCTGTAATTATTACTCGTGAGGGGAAACCTGTGGCAGCCTTGGTGGGTATCAGCAATGCAGACATCGAGACCGTTTCTCTTAGCAATAACCCAAAGTTTCTTAATCTAATTGAGCGGTCACGGGCAAGACAAAAATCTGAGGGTGGAATTTCCACAGAAGAAATGCGTTGTCGGCTGGAGAAACAAAAACGTTTGGCACACGTCCGATAA
- a CDS encoding helix-hairpin-helix domain-containing protein: MSITDRQLDGSIVLVAIASFVYIAVSLLARYPSHGTSIPYSDGGSCPVIAELTGDTDHRGIYFVPEDTTISDFLKIAEVENISDLEKKTVKLSTGVAVTINAGNQLSMGKMGAAKRLLLDIPIDINLASPEDLMLVPGIGEKTAQRIIHLRETSGRLQGLEDLMKIPGIKEKRLARIKKYLYVEGVEN, encoded by the coding sequence ATGTCCATCACCGACAGACAGCTTGACGGATCAATTGTCCTCGTTGCGATTGCATCTTTCGTTTATATTGCAGTCTCCCTCCTTGCCCGGTACCCTTCTCATGGTACCTCCATTCCTTACAGCGATGGAGGTTCATGCCCTGTAATAGCTGAGCTGACCGGTGACACGGATCACAGGGGAATCTATTTCGTACCTGAAGATACAACGATTTCCGATTTTTTGAAGATTGCCGAAGTAGAAAATATAAGTGATCTTGAGAAGAAAACCGTTAAACTGTCAACCGGTGTGGCGGTTACAATAAATGCAGGCAATCAGTTAAGCATGGGGAAAATGGGTGCGGCCAAGAGACTGCTCCTCGATATCCCTATTGACATTAATCTGGCCTCCCCTGAGGATCTTATGCTTGTCCCCGGCATTGGTGAGAAGACGGCACAACGGATCATTCATCTCAGAGAAACCTCCGGAAGATTACAGGGGCTTGAGGATTTGATGAAGATACCGGGGATCAAAGAAAAAAGATTGGCCCGGATAAAAAAGTACCTCTATGTTGAGGGTGTGGAGAACTGA
- the tsaE gene encoding tRNA (adenosine(37)-N6)-threonylcarbamoyltransferase complex ATPase subunit type 1 TsaE, whose product MDKTHVKLISEDPQETFSLGKVLGENLHAGDVVALVGELGAGKTCLTQGIARGLGVPECYQITSPTFTLINEYPGRFVLYHLDMYRLSGVGDLEELGYEEYFGGDGVLVIEWAEKISAILPDETLFVSLTYLDENKREIDIYGGVNRIALILAALKEGGF is encoded by the coding sequence ATGGATAAAACTCATGTTAAGCTGATTTCTGAAGATCCGCAGGAAACGTTCTCTCTCGGCAAGGTATTAGGAGAGAACTTGCATGCGGGAGATGTCGTTGCCCTTGTTGGTGAGCTAGGGGCGGGAAAAACATGTCTTACACAGGGTATCGCAAGGGGGCTTGGCGTACCGGAATGTTATCAGATTACAAGTCCCACATTTACCCTGATCAATGAATATCCGGGGAGGTTTGTCCTCTATCATCTGGACATGTATCGTCTGTCGGGGGTTGGGGATCTGGAGGAGTTAGGGTATGAGGAATATTTCGGGGGAGATGGTGTCCTCGTCATTGAGTGGGCGGAAAAGATAAGTGCAATCCTTCCCGACGAGACCTTGTTTGTTTCTCTTACTTATCTGGATGAAAATAAACGGGAAATTGATATTTACGGTGGGGTGAACAGGATAGCTCTCATTTTGGCTGCCTTAAAAGAGGGAGGTTTTTAG
- a CDS encoding MaoC family dehydratase N-terminal domain-containing protein: MAIEELKKFIGKTDEPYLMEVEKGAIKRYAEAIGDPNPIYHDEEYTRTSKHGTIICPPGFFGWPVKSRPRLSGVRKELLEAIMKAGYKRLLDGGSEFEFLLPVRAGDILAATGRIADVYEREGKAGKLIFAVTETTYINQNGDRVANVRSTLVCS, from the coding sequence GTGGCTATAGAAGAGTTGAAAAAGTTCATCGGCAAAACAGATGAACCCTATCTCATGGAAGTGGAAAAGGGAGCAATAAAAAGATACGCCGAGGCCATAGGCGACCCCAACCCTATTTATCACGATGAGGAATATACCAGGACCTCAAAACACGGGACGATTATATGCCCTCCCGGTTTCTTTGGTTGGCCTGTAAAATCACGTCCCCGCCTTAGCGGAGTCCGGAAAGAACTGTTGGAGGCTATAATGAAGGCCGGCTATAAACGTCTCTTAGATGGTGGGTCCGAGTTCGAGTTTCTGCTCCCTGTGCGTGCTGGCGATATCCTGGCAGCCACAGGGAGAATTGCTGATGTTTACGAGCGTGAGGGCAAGGCAGGTAAATTGATATTTGCCGTTACCGAAACAACTTATATTAATCAAAATGGCGATCGGGTAGCTAACGTGCGCTCGACCCTGGTCTGTAGCTAA
- the acpS gene encoding holo-ACP synthase codes for MIYGIGIDFVEVSRMEKILKRWEERFTNRVYSPLEIDYCKKRAFPAMHYAARFAVKESFLKAAGVGLWMGIRLKDIEILNNREGRPEIKLHEKAKEIPQDNGITAIYISLSHTAVLAVAMVILER; via the coding sequence ATGATATACGGTATAGGCATTGATTTTGTTGAAGTTAGCAGGATGGAGAAGATTCTTAAAAGATGGGAGGAACGATTTACTAACAGGGTGTATTCTCCGTTGGAGATTGATTACTGCAAAAAACGGGCTTTTCCGGCCATGCATTATGCGGCGAGGTTCGCTGTCAAGGAATCCTTCCTTAAAGCGGCGGGCGTCGGCTTGTGGATGGGAATAAGATTAAAAGATATTGAAATACTCAACAACAGGGAGGGTAGGCCGGAAATAAAACTCCATGAAAAGGCAAAAGAAATCCCGCAAGACAATGGTATAACCGCTATTTATATAAGCCTGTCCCATACAGCGGTGCTGGCAGTTGCTATGGTTATCCTGGAAAGGTGA
- a CDS encoding DUF262 domain-containing protein: MNEEASQLNELEFDESQEEENEQLPFERKIYTDKGDPEVESLHGKYKRGKLDIQPDFQRYFVWDTKKSSRLIESALLDIPLPVIYLSEEQDGKEYAIDGQQRLTAFFSYIDGKFPDGRDFRLNGLKVFTELNRKSFKEIDDKLQDKIRYCKIHAITFKKDSDINLKFEIFERLNTGAVSLNDQELRNCIYRGPYNDLLKELSQDIDFLNLLGLKSYEKRMRDIELVLRFASFFHSTYLNYKPPIRKFLNDDMEKHQFIRAKEASELKNAFKNAVMIIKSLFDDHAFKRFYKGTDKNPNGYWEPKKFNASLYDILMYSCGREDKNKIYQNLDSVREALIDLMTKDQEFIDSIELSTSSVQAVTKRFDKWRLTLQEIIGIAQKEPRCFSLNLKKELYKTPTCEICKQEIHNIDDAAIDHVEQYWKGGMTIPENARLTHRYCNWARRRKD; the protein is encoded by the coding sequence ATGAATGAAGAAGCAAGTCAACTAAATGAACTTGAGTTCGATGAATCACAAGAGGAGGAAAACGAACAACTCCCATTTGAAAGAAAGATTTATACTGACAAAGGCGACCCTGAAGTGGAATCTCTTCATGGGAAATACAAGAGAGGGAAGCTTGATATACAGCCGGATTTCCAAAGGTATTTTGTTTGGGACACAAAAAAGTCCAGCCGACTAATAGAATCTGCTCTATTAGATATACCCCTACCAGTCATATATCTATCTGAAGAACAAGATGGTAAGGAATACGCTATTGATGGGCAGCAAAGGTTAACTGCCTTTTTCTCTTATATTGACGGTAAGTTTCCAGATGGGCGAGATTTCAGGTTGAATGGCTTAAAGGTCTTCACAGAACTTAATCGTAAGTCTTTTAAAGAAATTGATGACAAATTACAGGACAAGATAAGGTATTGCAAAATCCATGCAATAACATTCAAAAAAGATTCGGACATAAATCTAAAATTTGAAATATTTGAGAGGCTGAATACCGGGGCTGTCTCCTTAAATGATCAAGAGCTACGAAATTGTATATACAGGGGTCCATACAACGATTTATTGAAGGAGCTTTCGCAAGACATTGATTTTTTAAATCTTTTGGGCTTAAAGAGTTACGAGAAAAGAATGAGAGACATTGAGCTTGTCCTCCGGTTCGCCTCCTTTTTTCATTCAACCTATCTCAACTATAAGCCACCGATAAGAAAGTTTCTTAACGACGACATGGAGAAACACCAATTCATAAGAGCAAAAGAAGCTTCCGAGCTAAAAAATGCCTTCAAGAATGCTGTGATGATAATCAAATCACTTTTTGACGATCACGCATTCAAAAGATTCTACAAGGGGACCGACAAGAATCCAAACGGTTATTGGGAGCCCAAGAAGTTCAATGCCTCCTTATATGATATTTTAATGTATAGCTGTGGTAGAGAGGACAAAAACAAGATTTATCAGAATTTAGATTCTGTTAGGGAAGCGCTTATTGATCTTATGACAAAAGACCAAGAATTTATAGATTCGATAGAACTCTCAACGAGCAGCGTTCAAGCCGTTACGAAACGATTTGATAAATGGAGGCTTACACTTCAAGAGATAATTGGCATTGCCCAGAAAGAACCTCGTTGCTTTTCTTTGAACTTAAAGAAAGAACTTTACAAAACCCCTACTTGTGAGATCTGCAAACAAGAGATACATAATATTGACGATGCAGCGATTGATCATGTTGAACAATATTGGAAAGGTGGGATGACAATTCCTGAAAACGCCCGACTAACACATAGGTACTGCAATTGGGCAAGACGAAGAAAAGATTAA
- a CDS encoding MaoC/PaaZ C-terminal domain-containing protein, which produces MAKEIYWEDVEAGKEVTPLPKIPTTQMLVKWAGASGDFNPAHYEDAFADSQGLERAYVHGQLKRAWLCQLMTDWIGEQGFLKKLSCQFRAVDWPRRMKTMEEPQEGDTWWCKGTVTRKYIEGNEHFVDCDIWVENAKGEKTTPGKATMALPSRG; this is translated from the coding sequence ATGGCCAAGGAAATATACTGGGAAGATGTGGAAGCAGGTAAAGAAGTAACCCCGTTACCCAAGATTCCCACCACTCAAATGCTGGTAAAATGGGCGGGGGCATCAGGGGATTTCAATCCGGCACACTATGAGGATGCATTCGCCGATTCCCAGGGGTTGGAGCGGGCCTATGTCCATGGTCAACTCAAGCGTGCCTGGCTATGCCAGCTTATGACTGACTGGATCGGGGAACAAGGCTTCTTGAAGAAGTTATCCTGTCAATTCCGAGCCGTGGACTGGCCCCGGCGAATGAAGACCATGGAGGAACCTCAGGAGGGGGATACCTGGTGGTGCAAGGGCACGGTCACGAGGAAATATATTGAAGGTAACGAACATTTCGTAGATTGCGATATCTGGGTAGAAAACGCCAAGGGGGAAAAAACAACTCCGGGCAAGGCTACAATGGCTCTCCCCTCAAGGGGCTAA
- a CDS encoding lytic transglycosylase domain-containing protein: MTQKKTTMLFILLLLIINFVFPSLPLTDIYKYIDKEGVIHLTNVPTDVNAQYVLVLKEKRVQFNLGQDVERYDHLITKAAKKYNVDSALIKAVIKAESNFNPRAVSPVGARGLMQLMPATASSLEVQDSLHPENNIEGGVRYLRYLLNLFNGDLPLTLAAYNAGEGAVARYNNSIPPYEETQTYIQRVLNYFNKYSGKSR, encoded by the coding sequence ATGACTCAGAAAAAAACCACTATGCTTTTTATTCTGTTGTTGCTGATAATAAATTTTGTTTTTCCTTCTCTTCCCCTCACCGACATCTATAAATACATAGATAAAGAAGGTGTTATCCACCTAACCAACGTTCCCACAGATGTCAATGCCCAATATGTTCTCGTCTTAAAAGAAAAGCGTGTGCAATTCAACCTGGGACAGGATGTGGAGAGGTATGATCATCTGATCACAAAAGCGGCTAAGAAGTATAATGTTGATTCCGCTCTAATCAAGGCTGTTATTAAGGCAGAGTCAAACTTTAACCCCCGGGCCGTATCCCCCGTGGGGGCCCGAGGTTTAATGCAGCTCATGCCCGCGACAGCTTCCTCTCTGGAAGTACAAGATTCCCTCCACCCCGAAAATAACATTGAAGGCGGTGTCCGGTATTTACGCTATCTCTTAAATCTTTTTAACGGGGACCTGCCCCTAACATTGGCCGCCTACAATGCCGGTGAAGGGGCTGTGGCCCGATATAACAACTCCATCCCCCCCTACGAGGAGACCCAGACATATATCCAGCGAGTTTTGAATTATTTCAATAAATACAGCGGTAAAAGCAGGTAA